A window of the Desulfovibrio oxyclinae DSM 11498 genome harbors these coding sequences:
- a CDS encoding alpha-2-macroglobulin family protein: MTADNLKTAVIAVLCILVAAQAAWIVHLSPMPEIPPTPSVKEARTAPDRSGVEVELTAPVDTDAVPAAKAATLKPQTGGEWEWSNPYLLRFRADSPLAQDAEYTLKMAPALNLDGETEFTLRTGTFRVEEIRMREQAGPRPGAAIISTFVRFTAPVSPEELLKNATLTDSDGEALPLQVTTSWSSRRMELRSDPVEKTPDGATYSLTLKSGLKRSGSELALDRDSQAEIELKLNPVLTFRGADPFASGGETGIRLTFSTPMDARKAAGHVSVSPKADFNLRADGDRLILQGGFTPGERYDVSLQQGLTAADGAELAEGATVTVTVPDLPPSVGFVGQGLFLPDSRRAGLALDAVNTDEITVRVDRVYPNNLFSMLREYGWRIFDNDWNHSGVPYSLGGKVMERSVPVDAKRNESVRLPLQFGDTFAEGERGLFKVSASIKGQNGAKRWMIVSDIGLMAKRGKDRFLVWAVSNTTLEPLSGIRLTLVSDKNQQLARTRTDRAGSASLPLPADDEEGRPYLILAERTGGDFTFLLPSRFEVDTTGLDVSGSQSVPSGLRAYLYGERDLYRPGETLKGLAVVRKDDLTVPPEMPLVLVQHDPRGREIRKVRLTTDQHGSAAFEIPLPDYTLTGRHSLTLRAGDRGIGTLDFKVEEFVPDRIKVEVKTAHDTFRPGQTIKAEVRSSYLFGPPASKLPVTARVRLESAPFTAPGYSDYVFGNPDQPFEPQEVFSRNTVLDEDGHAEFEIPVPDGLTPPSALTATIFGRVSESGGRGVMARKRVTIHPYESYIGIRKLNKNGYEYGQPLTFDFISTDPSGTPTEHGELRAAFYRDRWRTVVRKSPSSGYRYESVNDPELISETVIQAGKAEGSVDFTPPSYGSYRAVISSPRTGASAQAEFFCGGWGYSPWALENPARIELVTDREQYDPGDTATVQVRAPFPGRLLVTVEGDEVHHSQTVQLDGNTGEVTLPVKAHYAPNAYVTAMLIRRAGDVPEGSVGRAFGVTPLLVDNLSNRMEINVDAPAEVRPETEMTMTVKTQPGAVVTLAAVDEGIMQLSGSDDPDPFDFFYARRALGVRSYDTFALLYPDLARIMGRADAGGGMAMMAESRFMRTEGIRRVKPVSFWSGPLTADAEGTVRYTAKLPDFQGALRIMAVGLDGKRFGAARHMTRVRAPIALTPTLPRFMAPGDSVRMPVTVRNDLGSEAGITVRVKAQGALSSNAKGMTLQLADEAEQTVHLPLTAASGAGGKGTVTITAEGGGESRSVTVELPVRPALPYKREAAFGSIKGSGDLVPAAQGFVPGTVTREVSVGTMPLTRFAGKLRNLLRYPYGCAEQTASRAFPLIRFGDLARAMAPDAVDEKGPAFMVQSAIMRLLSMQSGDGGFAFWPGGTRSHPWVSAYVTHFLLEAKQAGFTSPGMLQRALGHMRTLGAQRGSDFSTTTYALFNLAKAGSPDRGSMDELRDNRKNRLSAADRTLLACAYALSGDMESYNALLAELPQMKAGRASGGDMGSELRDNALMLLTLADAAPDDRLVPQLTENVSRLMAANPWGTTQENALAFAAVGKALDLGDAAPLSGALVQAGTDHPFKNAETFARTFDGGGALELRLDSPETTAFWSATTRGIPQKAEAASNGLNVRRTFLDRQGRPVDIATVEQGTLLIMKTEVRAETDVENVVVQALLPAGMEVENPRLESSETATFSGEKERPLGGHQDLRDDRILFFTDLNGGVWHAGYSQLRAITPGSFALPPVQAEAMYDPSIFALGPKSDEGAVGRTDVTVKE, translated from the coding sequence ATGACCGCCGACAATCTGAAGACCGCCGTCATTGCCGTGCTGTGCATCCTTGTTGCCGCACAGGCCGCGTGGATCGTGCACCTGAGCCCCATGCCCGAAATTCCGCCCACACCCTCGGTCAAAGAGGCCCGCACGGCTCCGGACCGCTCCGGCGTTGAAGTGGAGCTGACCGCCCCGGTGGACACCGACGCCGTCCCCGCCGCAAAGGCGGCCACGCTCAAACCGCAAACCGGTGGCGAGTGGGAGTGGAGCAACCCGTATCTGCTGCGCTTTCGTGCCGACAGCCCGCTGGCGCAGGACGCCGAATACACCCTGAAGATGGCTCCGGCCCTGAATCTTGACGGCGAGACCGAATTCACGCTGCGCACCGGCACGTTCCGCGTGGAGGAAATCCGCATGCGCGAACAGGCAGGGCCACGCCCCGGTGCTGCGATCATTTCTACCTTCGTCCGCTTCACTGCTCCCGTCTCCCCCGAGGAACTGCTGAAAAACGCGACCCTCACGGATTCAGACGGCGAAGCCTTGCCGTTGCAGGTGACCACCTCGTGGAGTTCCCGCCGAATGGAGCTTCGCTCCGATCCGGTGGAGAAGACTCCGGACGGGGCCACCTATAGCCTTACCCTCAAGAGCGGCCTGAAGCGCTCCGGCTCGGAACTGGCGCTGGACCGCGACTCGCAGGCCGAGATCGAACTGAAGCTGAATCCGGTGCTGACATTTCGGGGTGCCGACCCCTTTGCATCCGGCGGCGAAACCGGCATCCGGCTGACCTTCTCCACACCCATGGACGCGCGCAAAGCCGCGGGGCACGTCTCGGTCTCCCCGAAGGCGGACTTCAACCTGCGCGCGGATGGCGACAGGCTGATACTTCAGGGCGGATTCACTCCCGGCGAGCGGTACGACGTGAGCCTGCAACAGGGCCTGACCGCCGCGGACGGGGCCGAACTGGCCGAAGGCGCGACCGTCACAGTGACCGTGCCGGACCTGCCGCCCTCCGTGGGATTCGTGGGGCAGGGGCTGTTCCTGCCCGACAGCCGCCGCGCGGGTCTGGCGCTGGATGCCGTCAACACGGACGAAATCACGGTGCGCGTGGACCGTGTCTACCCCAACAACCTCTTTTCCATGCTGCGCGAATACGGCTGGCGCATCTTCGACAACGACTGGAACCACTCCGGCGTTCCCTACAGCCTTGGCGGCAAGGTCATGGAACGTTCCGTCCCGGTGGATGCAAAGCGCAACGAGAGCGTGCGCCTGCCCCTGCAGTTCGGCGACACGTTTGCCGAAGGCGAGCGCGGCCTGTTCAAGGTCAGCGCATCCATCAAGGGCCAGAACGGAGCCAAGCGCTGGATGATCGTTTCCGACATCGGCCTGATGGCCAAACGCGGCAAGGACCGCTTTCTGGTCTGGGCCGTGTCCAACACGACGCTTGAACCGCTCTCCGGAATCCGGCTGACGCTGGTGAGCGACAAGAACCAGCAACTGGCGCGCACCCGCACGGACCGGGCCGGGAGCGCCTCCCTGCCGCTGCCCGCTGATGATGAGGAAGGGCGCCCCTACCTGATTCTGGCAGAACGCACCGGCGGCGACTTCACGTTCCTGCTGCCGTCGCGCTTCGAAGTGGACACTACCGGACTGGACGTTTCCGGTTCGCAGAGCGTGCCCTCCGGCCTGCGCGCCTACCTGTACGGCGAGCGCGACCTGTACCGCCCCGGCGAGACCCTCAAGGGACTGGCCGTGGTGCGAAAGGACGACCTGACCGTACCGCCGGAAATGCCTTTGGTGCTCGTGCAGCACGACCCGCGTGGCCGCGAAATCCGCAAGGTACGCCTGACCACGGATCAACACGGCTCTGCGGCCTTTGAGATTCCTCTGCCCGACTATACGCTCACCGGCCGCCACAGCCTGACCCTGAGGGCCGGGGACCGCGGCATCGGCACCCTTGATTTCAAGGTGGAGGAGTTCGTGCCGGACCGTATCAAGGTCGAGGTGAAGACCGCCCACGACACCTTCAGGCCCGGACAGACCATCAAGGCCGAGGTGCGCTCCAGCTACCTCTTCGGTCCGCCCGCGTCCAAGTTGCCCGTCACCGCCCGCGTCCGGTTGGAATCCGCTCCTTTCACCGCTCCGGGCTATTCCGATTACGTGTTCGGCAACCCGGACCAGCCCTTTGAGCCGCAGGAAGTCTTCAGCCGTAACACCGTGCTTGACGAAGACGGCCATGCCGAATTCGAGATCCCCGTTCCCGACGGCCTGACACCGCCCTCCGCCCTGACCGCCACCATCTTCGGTCGCGTCAGCGAGTCCGGCGGGCGCGGCGTCATGGCCCGCAAGAGGGTGACGATACACCCTTACGAATCCTATATCGGAATCCGCAAGCTCAATAAAAACGGGTATGAATATGGGCAACCGTTAACTTTCGATTTTATTTCCACCGACCCCTCCGGTACCCCGACGGAGCATGGGGAACTACGCGCCGCCTTTTACCGGGACCGCTGGCGCACGGTGGTCCGCAAGTCGCCTTCCAGCGGGTACCGTTACGAATCGGTCAACGACCCGGAACTGATTTCAGAGACCGTCATTCAAGCTGGCAAGGCCGAGGGCAGCGTGGACTTCACTCCCCCGTCCTACGGCAGCTACCGCGCGGTCATTTCGTCGCCCCGCACCGGGGCCTCGGCTCAAGCGGAGTTCTTCTGCGGCGGCTGGGGATACTCACCGTGGGCACTGGAAAATCCCGCGCGCATCGAGCTGGTCACGGACCGGGAGCAATACGATCCGGGCGACACTGCCACCGTACAGGTGCGCGCTCCGTTCCCGGGCCGTCTGCTGGTCACCGTGGAGGGCGACGAAGTACATCACTCGCAGACCGTACAGCTCGACGGCAACACCGGCGAGGTCACCCTGCCTGTCAAGGCGCATTACGCGCCCAACGCCTATGTCACCGCCATGCTGATCCGCAGGGCCGGGGACGTGCCGGAAGGTTCGGTGGGCCGCGCCTTCGGCGTCACGCCGCTGCTCGTGGACAATCTTTCCAACAGGATGGAGATCAACGTGGACGCACCCGCCGAAGTGCGACCGGAAACCGAAATGACCATGACGGTCAAGACGCAGCCCGGTGCCGTAGTCACGCTGGCGGCCGTGGACGAGGGCATCATGCAGCTCTCCGGCAGCGACGATCCCGACCCGTTCGACTTCTTCTACGCCAGACGGGCGCTGGGCGTGCGCAGCTACGACACCTTCGCCCTGTTGTACCCTGATCTGGCCCGCATCATGGGCCGGGCGGACGCGGGCGGCGGTATGGCCATGATGGCCGAAAGCCGTTTCATGCGCACCGAGGGCATCCGCCGTGTCAAGCCTGTCTCCTTCTGGTCCGGCCCGTTGACGGCCGATGCCGAGGGCACGGTCCGCTACACCGCGAAGCTCCCCGATTTTCAGGGCGCGCTCCGCATCATGGCGGTGGGCCTCGACGGCAAACGCTTTGGCGCGGCACGCCATATGACGCGCGTTCGCGCTCCCATCGCCCTCACTCCGACCCTGCCGCGATTCATGGCCCCCGGCGACTCAGTACGGATGCCGGTGACGGTGCGCAACGATCTCGGCTCCGAAGCGGGCATCACCGTGCGAGTCAAGGCTCAAGGTGCACTTTCCAGCAATGCCAAGGGGATGACCCTGCAACTGGCCGACGAAGCAGAGCAGACCGTCCACCTGCCGCTGACCGCCGCCTCAGGCGCTGGCGGCAAGGGGACCGTCACGATCACCGCCGAGGGCGGAGGGGAGTCGCGATCCGTGACCGTGGAACTGCCCGTCCGCCCGGCGCTTCCCTACAAGCGCGAAGCAGCCTTCGGCAGCATCAAGGGTTCCGGCGATCTGGTCCCGGCGGCACAAGGCTTCGTGCCCGGCACAGTGACCCGCGAGGTCAGCGTTGGTACCATGCCTCTGACCCGTTTCGCGGGCAAACTGCGGAACCTGTTGCGCTACCCGTACGGATGCGCCGAACAGACCGCGTCACGCGCGTTCCCGCTGATACGCTTCGGCGACCTCGCCCGGGCCATGGCCCCTGACGCGGTGGATGAAAAGGGCCCGGCGTTCATGGTCCAGTCCGCCATCATGCGGTTGCTCTCCATGCAGAGCGGTGACGGGGGGTTCGCCTTCTGGCCCGGCGGCACCCGCTCCCATCCGTGGGTCAGCGCGTACGTCACGCACTTCCTGCTGGAAGCGAAGCAGGCCGGATTCACCTCTCCGGGGATGCTTCAGCGCGCCCTCGGGCACATGCGCACCCTCGGGGCACAGCGCGGTTCCGATTTCAGCACGACAACCTACGCCCTGTTCAACCTCGCCAAGGCGGGCAGCCCGGACCGTGGCTCCATGGACGAGCTGCGCGACAACCGCAAGAACCGGCTCTCGGCCGCCGACCGCACCCTGCTGGCCTGCGCCTATGCCCTGTCCGGCGACATGGAATCCTACAACGCGCTACTGGCGGAGCTGCCACAAATGAAGGCTGGCCGCGCTTCCGGCGGCGACATGGGCTCCGAGCTGCGCGACAACGCCCTGATGCTGCTGACCCTTGCCGACGCCGCACCGGACGACCGGCTCGTACCGCAGTTGACCGAAAACGTCTCGCGCCTGATGGCGGCAAATCCGTGGGGAACCACGCAGGAAAACGCGTTGGCCTTTGCGGCCGTAGGCAAAGCTCTGGATCTCGGGGATGCGGCACCGCTTTCCGGCGCCCTCGTTCAGGCCGGAACGGATCATCCGTTCAAGAACGCCGAGACCTTCGCCCGAACCTTTGACGGAGGAGGCGCTCTGGAACTCCGACTGGACAGCCCTGAAACCACGGCGTTCTGGTCAGCGACCACGCGAGGCATTCCGCAAAAGGCGGAAGCCGCAAGCAACGGGCTGAACGTACGGCGCACCTTCCTCGACAGACAGGGGCGTCCTGTGGATATCGCCACGGTTGAGCAGGGAACGCTTCTGATCATGAAGACCGAGGTGCGCGCCGAAACCGACGTGGAAAACGTGGTGGTGCAGGCACTGCTCCCAGCCGGAATGGAAGTGGAAAACCCGAGGCTCGAATCCTCGGAAACCGCGACCTTCTCCGGGGAAAAGGAACGCCCGCTGGGGGGGCATCAGGACCTGCGCGACGACCGCATCCTCTTCTTCACGGATCTGAATGGCGGTGTCTGGCACGCAGGATACTCCCAGCTGCGGGCCATTACTCCCGGCAGCTTCGCCCTGCCCCCGGTTCAGGCGGAAGCCATGTACGACCCGTCGATTTTCGCCCTCGGCCCCAAGTCGGATGAGGGTGCCGTGGGACGGACCGATGTGACCGTCAAGGAGTAG
- a CDS encoding L-2-amino-thiazoline-4-carboxylic acid hydrolase, which translates to MNVTQIERRIIEAEMLERVYAELRRTLDDEAALEAVANIAERAGRKGGESFAASAPHGPSLAHFKTVVDIWRAGGALDIEVDTDEPDEFSFRVTRCGYVDAYRRLGLPEELCRTISCNRDGPFAEAYDPRLILERPCTIATGAEACRFRFLWNE; encoded by the coding sequence ATGAACGTGACGCAGATAGAACGCCGCATTATAGAAGCGGAAATGCTGGAACGGGTCTACGCGGAGCTCCGTCGTACCTTGGACGACGAGGCCGCGCTTGAAGCGGTGGCGAATATTGCCGAACGCGCCGGACGAAAAGGCGGCGAAAGCTTCGCCGCATCCGCACCCCACGGGCCGAGCCTGGCGCATTTCAAAACCGTGGTCGATATCTGGCGCGCAGGAGGTGCGCTGGACATTGAGGTGGATACCGACGAGCCGGACGAATTTTCCTTCCGCGTCACCCGCTGCGGCTACGTTGACGCCTACCGCCGCCTCGGCCTGCCCGAAGAGCTCTGCCGCACCATCTCCTGCAACCGTGACGGCCCCTTTGCCGAGGCCTATGACCCGCGCCTGATCCTTGAACGCCCCTGCACCATCGCCACCGGAGCCGAAGCCTGCCGCTTCCGCTTTCTGTGGAACGAATAA
- a CDS encoding YggS family pyridoxal phosphate-dependent enzyme produces MQEYTQARKTELSERVQAVQEDLAEAAKKAGRAASDVTLVAVSKLHPASDIAALADAGHLDFGENYVQEAAGKQEALQGLDVRWHFIGGLQSNKAKFVAGNFELVHSVDSLKLAKKLAAKAAERGTVQDVLIQASLAGEEQKSGAEADELERLVAEASELDGLRVRGLMTMPPFFDEPERARPFFARLRELREGIGQRLGISLPHLSMGMTGDFVPAVEEGATLVRVGTRIFGARPPK; encoded by the coding sequence ATGCAGGAATACACGCAGGCGAGAAAAACGGAGCTGAGCGAGAGGGTTCAGGCGGTGCAGGAAGACTTGGCCGAGGCCGCGAAAAAAGCGGGCAGAGCCGCGTCAGACGTGACCCTCGTGGCCGTGTCCAAGCTGCATCCTGCCTCGGATATTGCGGCACTGGCGGATGCCGGGCATCTGGACTTCGGCGAGAACTACGTTCAGGAAGCGGCCGGCAAGCAGGAAGCATTGCAGGGGCTCGACGTGCGCTGGCATTTCATCGGCGGGCTGCAGTCCAACAAGGCCAAATTCGTGGCCGGAAATTTCGAGCTGGTGCACAGCGTGGACTCGCTGAAGCTGGCAAAAAAGCTCGCCGCCAAGGCTGCCGAGCGCGGCACCGTTCAGGACGTGCTCATACAGGCCAGCCTCGCGGGCGAGGAACAGAAGAGCGGCGCGGAAGCTGACGAGCTGGAGCGGCTCGTGGCCGAAGCGTCCGAACTGGACGGGCTTCGGGTGCGCGGGCTCATGACCATGCCGCCGTTTTTTGACGAGCCGGAACGGGCGAGGCCGTTCTTTGCGCGGCTTCGGGAGCTTCGCGAAGGCATCGGGCAGCGGTTGGGCATCTCCCTGCCGCATCTGTCCATGGGCATGACCGGGGACTTCGTCCCGGCCGTGGAAGAGGGCGCGACCCTCGTCCGCGTTGGCACAAGGATCTTCGGGGCCCGGCCTCCGAAATAG
- a CDS encoding motility protein A — MDLATVIGLVLSFGLVVAAILTGGSLITFISIPSALIVLGGTIGATLVNYPLSYVIGVIGVIKNTFFSSIDTPASIIERFKDYANRARREGILSLEPLIKEIDDEYMKKGLQLTVDGLEPQVIQEILETEISYLEERHELGAGVVAIMGTMAPAMGMIGIVIGLVQMLQTMSDPSTIGPAMAVALLTTLYGAILANLVFNPMAGKLKARSKEEILIREMILEGILAISKGENPRIIEEKLNSFLPPKDRAASD, encoded by the coding sequence ATGGATCTGGCAACTGTCATAGGTCTGGTGCTCTCATTCGGTCTGGTGGTCGCGGCCATTTTGACCGGCGGCAGCCTGATCACTTTCATCAGCATACCGTCGGCCCTCATCGTGCTGGGCGGAACCATCGGGGCCACCTTGGTCAACTACCCGCTGAGTTACGTCATCGGCGTCATCGGGGTCATCAAGAATACCTTCTTTTCCAGCATCGACACCCCGGCCTCCATCATCGAGCGCTTCAAGGACTACGCCAACCGCGCCCGCCGCGAAGGCATCCTGTCCCTTGAACCGCTGATCAAGGAGATCGACGACGAATACATGAAAAAAGGCTTGCAGCTGACGGTGGACGGACTGGAGCCGCAGGTCATTCAAGAGATTCTGGAGACCGAGATATCCTACCTTGAGGAGCGTCACGAGCTGGGCGCGGGCGTCGTGGCCATCATGGGCACCATGGCTCCGGCCATGGGCATGATCGGAATCGTCATCGGCCTGGTGCAGATGCTGCAAACCATGAGCGATCCCTCCACCATCGGCCCGGCCATGGCCGTGGCACTTCTCACAACGCTGTACGGCGCGATTCTCGCCAACCTCGTGTTCAACCCCATGGCGGGCAAGCTCAAGGCCAGAAGCAAGGAGGAAATCCTGATTCGCGAAATGATTCTGGAAGGAATCCTCGCCATCTCCAAGGGCGAAAACCCGCGCATCATCGAGGAAAAGCTCAACAGCTTCCTGCCGCCCAAGGACAGGGCTGCCTCGGACTAG
- a CDS encoding OmpA/MotB family protein, with translation MAKKEKKQECETMPPWLITFTDVMTLMLTFFVLLVSMARIDERRKLVVLGSIIGTFGFHDQSYELYSKKDTKRTVEPGPIDSGDLQPLKPLLWEDVQNDLSFQSSKFVQVLSINADVLFAPGEVRLSRRGMEILTVATPVLRNLRWPVLIAGHTSEMRDEEGFDYMPSLEQEIPDPSWRLSLNRALAVYRFFLDEDVPADMMRVEGFGRYKPSYGNATPEGRQANRRVDIVLDKRSDNSARELDAGLPPEQEVDDGTVEIDGFIFNVEEQAPEEER, from the coding sequence ATGGCAAAGAAAGAGAAGAAGCAGGAATGCGAAACCATGCCGCCCTGGCTCATCACGTTCACCGACGTGATGACGCTCATGCTGACCTTTTTCGTGCTGCTCGTCTCCATGGCCCGCATCGACGAACGTCGCAAGCTCGTGGTGCTCGGCTCCATCATCGGCACCTTCGGTTTTCATGATCAGAGCTACGAGCTTTATTCCAAGAAGGACACCAAACGCACTGTCGAGCCGGGGCCTATCGATTCCGGTGACCTTCAGCCCCTCAAGCCTTTGCTGTGGGAGGACGTGCAGAACGACCTGAGCTTCCAGTCCAGCAAATTCGTGCAGGTGCTTTCCATCAACGCTGACGTGCTCTTCGCTCCGGGCGAGGTCCGGCTTTCGCGGCGCGGCATGGAAATACTCACGGTGGCGACCCCGGTGCTGCGCAACCTGCGCTGGCCCGTGCTCATTGCCGGTCACACCTCGGAAATGCGTGACGAGGAAGGCTTCGACTACATGCCCTCGCTCGAACAGGAAATCCCCGACCCTTCGTGGCGGTTGAGCCTGAACCGGGCGCTTGCGGTCTACCGTTTCTTTCTCGATGAAGACGTCCCTGCCGACATGATGCGGGTTGAAGGCTTTGGCCGCTACAAGCCCAGCTACGGCAACGCCACCCCCGAAGGCCGACAGGCCAACCGCAGGGTGGACATTGTGCTGGACAAGCGCAGCGACAACTCCGCGCGCGAGCTGGATGCCGGCCTGCCGCCCGAGCAGGAGGTCGATGACGGCACCGTGGAGATCGACGGCTTCATCTTCAACGTCGAAGAACAGGCGCCGGAAGAGGAACGGTAG
- a CDS encoding OmpA/MotB family protein, producing MARKKKKACEPMALWLVTFSDLVTLLLTFFVLLLTMSSMDNTLLTTVTVTQADLGLLSARGSGRVSAKERLVAELMEKPWEVLEKQNRLKDLLFPDEVLPPEINRQELEENLTVLSKWDGVGLVFTDRLLFEPGGTRLSDTGRELLDALVPIMTATSAPIDVAGYADSVDDAPDPWQVSKERAISVLTFLREAGLTSDRLAISAYGDTRPAVAGDSPEARSRNRRVEILLKTQRPIGGYP from the coding sequence ATGGCCAGAAAGAAAAAGAAAGCCTGCGAGCCCATGGCATTGTGGCTGGTGACGTTTTCCGACCTGGTGACGCTGCTGCTGACCTTTTTCGTGCTGTTGCTGACCATGTCCAGCATGGACAACACCCTGCTGACCACCGTGACCGTGACACAGGCGGACCTTGGCCTGCTCAGCGCCCGAGGTTCCGGGCGGGTGAGCGCGAAAGAGCGGCTGGTGGCGGAGCTCATGGAAAAACCGTGGGAAGTGCTGGAGAAGCAGAACCGGCTGAAGGATCTGCTGTTCCCGGACGAGGTGCTGCCGCCGGAGATCAACCGTCAGGAGCTTGAGGAAAACCTCACGGTGCTGAGCAAGTGGGACGGCGTGGGACTCGTCTTCACGGACCGCCTGCTGTTCGAGCCGGGCGGGACGCGACTTTCCGACACGGGGCGAGAGTTGCTGGATGCGCTGGTGCCCATCATGACTGCAACGAGCGCGCCCATCGACGTGGCCGGGTATGCGGACTCCGTGGATGATGCGCCCGATCCGTGGCAGGTTTCCAAGGAGCGCGCCATCTCGGTGCTGACTTTCCTGCGCGAGGCCGGGCTGACCAGTGACCGGCTCGCCATATCCGCATATGGCGACACTCGGCCCGCGGTGGCGGGTGATTCGCCGGAGGCCAGAAGCCGGAACCGGCGCGTGGAGATTCTGCTCAAGACCCAGCGGCCCATCGGCGGATATCCATAG
- a CDS encoding flagellar basal body-associated FliL family protein produces MADEELPQEEKKGGKLKWIIIVVLLLALGAGGYFAYMKFMAPEEPAAEETASEQSSAETPQEGILKPLPVFLVNLADPLGRRYLKLGVEVEVRDEKVLEELETNQAKIKDSMLLLLSSKTYGELSTLQDKIELKNQIADRLNQVLGNGSVLRVYITEMVIQ; encoded by the coding sequence GTGGCTGACGAAGAACTCCCGCAAGAAGAGAAAAAGGGCGGAAAGCTCAAGTGGATCATCATAGTCGTGCTGCTGCTGGCTCTCGGCGCGGGCGGCTACTTTGCCTATATGAAGTTCATGGCGCCTGAGGAACCGGCCGCTGAAGAGACCGCTTCCGAGCAGTCCTCGGCCGAAACGCCGCAGGAAGGCATCCTCAAGCCGCTGCCGGTGTTCCTCGTGAACCTTGCCGATCCGCTTGGCCGTCGCTATCTCAAGCTCGGTGTGGAAGTCGAGGTTCGCGACGAGAAGGTCCTCGAAGAGCTGGAGACCAATCAGGCCAAAATCAAGGACAGCATGCTGCTGCTTCTTTCCAGCAAGACGTACGGGGAGCTTTCGACCTTGCAGGACAAGATAGAACTGAAGAACCAGATCGCCGACAGGCTCAATCAGGTACTCGGAAACGGCAGCGTTCTCAGGGTCTACATTACCGAGATGGTGATTCAGTAG
- the fliN gene encoding flagellar motor switch protein FliN, whose translation MADEQDKLAEEWAAALSDDFDTDDDVGDGGEAAASGDQALADEWASALASEEHDEVRNEKEQEYLSTQAHDYKFTDMTGEAKSSAGDGSKRDLDFILDIPLDVSAELGRTKLLINELLQLGQGSVVELNKLAGEPLEIYVNGKLVARGEAVVINEKFGIRLTDIISPIERVKQLG comes from the coding sequence ATGGCTGACGAACAAGATAAGCTTGCCGAAGAATGGGCCGCAGCGCTCAGTGATGACTTCGATACCGACGATGACGTCGGTGACGGCGGCGAGGCCGCTGCAAGCGGTGATCAGGCACTGGCCGACGAATGGGCCAGCGCTCTCGCCAGCGAAGAGCACGATGAAGTGCGCAACGAGAAGGAGCAGGAATACCTCTCCACGCAGGCGCACGACTACAAGTTCACGGACATGACCGGCGAGGCCAAGAGCAGCGCGGGTGACGGCTCCAAGCGCGATCTGGACTTCATCCTCGACATCCCGCTGGACGTGTCCGCCGAGCTCGGCCGCACCAAGCTGCTCATCAACGAGCTGCTGCAGCTGGGTCAGGGATCCGTCGTGGAGCTGAACAAGCTGGCCGGCGAGCCGCTGGAAATCTACGTCAACGGCAAGCTGGTGGCGCGCGGCGAGGCCGTGGTCATCAACGAGAAGTTCGGCATCCGGCTGACGGACATCATCAGCCCCATTGAGCGGGTCAAGCAGCTTGGCTGA
- the fliO gene encoding flagellar biosynthetic protein FliO, giving the protein MGSAANATAAVANGTAAQGPVFDTGLSVLSTLGWLSFVLLLIYAAYWLVKRFAPAGIGTGGRGDLKVEERVMLGNHQTVCVVRYGKRRFLVGATAQHINMLADLDRKNLSDFEEALAESVSEDD; this is encoded by the coding sequence ATGGGCTCCGCAGCCAACGCCACGGCGGCGGTAGCCAACGGCACTGCGGCGCAGGGTCCGGTGTTCGATACGGGCCTTTCCGTGCTCAGCACGCTGGGTTGGCTGAGCTTCGTGCTGCTGCTCATCTACGCGGCGTACTGGCTGGTGAAGCGTTTCGCCCCCGCCGGGATCGGAACTGGAGGCCGCGGCGACCTGAAGGTGGAAGAGCGGGTGATGCTCGGCAACCATCAGACGGTCTGCGTGGTGCGCTACGGCAAGCGCCGTTTTCTGGTGGGCGCAACGGCCCAGCACATCAACATGCTGGCCGATCTGGACAGGAAGAACCTGAGCGATTTCGAGGAAGCCCTTGCTGAAAGTGTCTCGGAAGACGACTAG